The following proteins are co-located in the Pedobacter frigiditerrae genome:
- a CDS encoding leucine--tRNA ligase, giving the protein MDYQFAAIEQKWQKFWAENQTFKADSNSTKPKYYVLDMFPYPSGAGLHVGHPLGYIASDIFSRYKRLKGFNVLHPMGYDSFGLPAEQYAIQTGQHPAITTEANIATYRRQLDQIGFSFDWSREVRTSEPGYYKWTQWIFMQLFNSWYNLETDKAEDITTLIEKFNASGSADVKAVCDEDVQSFMPSDWATFTDEQKQEELLKYRLTYLKESTVNWCPALGTVLANDEVKDGFSERGGYPVEQKKMMQWSMRISAYAERLLQGLNTIDWPEPVKEMQRNWIGKSVGASVRFKIDTTNLNTQDAIRNTDFIEVFTTRVDTIFGVSFIVLAPEHELVQALTTDAQKESITNYIAQTKKKSELDRMADTKTVSGAFTGSYVINPVNNELVPIWIADYVLAGYGTGAVMGVPSGDQRDWLFAKHFDLPIIQILDGQKDIEVEADPTKEGKYINSDFINNLGYKEAVSYLNHWLEREGVGKAKLNYRMRDAIFGRQRYWGEPIPVYFKDGLPYLIKEEELPLMLPEIDKYLPTESGEPPLGRATDWSYEKQYEYELSTMPGWAGSSWYWYRYMDAQNDCDFASKEAIAYWKDVDLYIGGSEHATGHLLYSRFWNKFLKDLGYVNEEEPFKKLINQGMIQGRSSMVYRLSVLSKSGNIKDSYFISHTLYQQYKKSQDNGLLAAWMIDFESEDEVSISEIHVDVNIVHNDILDQDKFRQWRPEFIDAKFIYEDGTNSKHTKGIYHCGVEIEKMSKRYYNVVNPEVLAQQYGADTLRMYEMFLGPLEQSKPWNTNGIEGVFKFLRKFWRLFHNEEWVFHVEDSIPAKAELKALHKIIKKVQDDVERFSFNTSVSSFMIAVNELTDLKCKNRQVLEDLVIVLSPYAPHICEELWSLLGNTDLSNAAYPTFNPAYLEEAEFAYPISINGKMKMNLSLSLSLDEAQATETVLANQQVKGYLEGKTPKKIIFVKGKIVNIVV; this is encoded by the coding sequence ATGGATTATCAATTTGCAGCCATAGAGCAAAAGTGGCAAAAGTTTTGGGCAGAAAATCAAACATTCAAGGCCGATTCAAATTCTACAAAACCAAAATATTATGTGTTAGATATGTTTCCCTATCCTTCTGGAGCGGGTTTACACGTTGGGCACCCACTTGGTTACATAGCTTCAGATATTTTCTCTAGATACAAAAGACTAAAAGGTTTTAATGTTTTGCATCCAATGGGATATGATTCTTTTGGTTTGCCAGCAGAACAATATGCCATTCAAACGGGTCAGCATCCAGCAATTACAACTGAAGCAAACATTGCAACTTATCGCCGCCAGTTAGACCAAATTGGTTTTTCTTTCGATTGGAGTAGGGAAGTTCGTACCAGTGAGCCAGGTTATTACAAATGGACCCAATGGATTTTCATGCAATTGTTTAATTCTTGGTATAACTTGGAAACTGACAAAGCGGAAGACATTACCACCTTAATTGAAAAATTTAATGCTAGTGGTAGTGCCGATGTAAAAGCGGTTTGCGATGAAGATGTGCAAAGTTTTATGCCAAGCGATTGGGCAACATTTACTGACGAGCAAAAACAAGAAGAACTATTAAAATATCGCCTTACTTATTTAAAGGAAAGCACTGTTAATTGGTGCCCTGCTTTAGGAACTGTTTTAGCGAATGATGAAGTGAAGGATGGTTTTTCTGAGCGTGGAGGATATCCTGTTGAACAGAAAAAAATGATGCAATGGAGCATGCGTATTTCTGCTTATGCAGAACGTTTGTTGCAAGGCTTAAACACCATCGACTGGCCAGAACCCGTTAAAGAAATGCAACGCAACTGGATTGGTAAAAGCGTAGGAGCTAGTGTGCGCTTTAAAATCGATACAACCAATCTCAATACGCAAGACGCTATACGCAATACCGATTTTATCGAAGTTTTCACTACCCGTGTAGATACCATCTTTGGTGTTTCATTCATCGTTTTAGCGCCAGAGCACGAATTGGTTCAAGCTTTAACAACTGATGCTCAAAAAGAATCGATAACTAATTACATTGCTCAAACTAAAAAGAAATCTGAATTAGACCGCATGGCGGATACTAAAACAGTTTCTGGAGCATTTACGGGCAGTTATGTCATCAACCCTGTTAATAACGAATTGGTGCCTATTTGGATTGCTGATTACGTTTTAGCTGGTTATGGAACTGGTGCAGTTATGGGTGTGCCAAGTGGTGATCAACGCGATTGGTTGTTTGCTAAACATTTTGATTTGCCTATTATCCAAATATTAGACGGACAAAAAGACATTGAAGTAGAAGCAGATCCAACTAAGGAAGGAAAATACATCAACTCTGATTTCATTAACAACTTAGGTTATAAAGAAGCGGTTTCTTATTTAAATCATTGGTTAGAAAGAGAAGGAGTAGGGAAAGCTAAGTTGAATTACCGTATGCGTGATGCAATTTTTGGTCGCCAGCGTTATTGGGGAGAACCCATTCCAGTTTACTTTAAAGATGGCTTGCCGTACCTTATTAAGGAAGAAGAATTGCCTTTAATGTTGCCAGAAATTGATAAGTATTTACCAACTGAAAGTGGTGAGCCACCTTTGGGAAGAGCAACTGATTGGAGCTACGAAAAACAATACGAATACGAACTTTCTACGATGCCAGGTTGGGCGGGCAGTAGCTGGTATTGGTACCGTTACATGGATGCACAAAACGATTGTGATTTTGCTTCCAAAGAAGCAATTGCCTATTGGAAAGATGTTGATTTATACATCGGTGGTTCTGAACACGCGACTGGTCACTTGTTATATAGCCGTTTCTGGAACAAGTTTTTGAAAGATTTAGGCTATGTTAACGAAGAGGAGCCTTTCAAAAAGTTGATTAACCAAGGGATGATACAGGGTAGGTCGAGTATGGTTTATCGATTAAGTGTTTTAAGTAAATCAGGAAACATTAAAGATTCATATTTTATATCACATACACTTTACCAGCAGTATAAGAAAAGTCAAGATAATGGTTTATTAGCCGCTTGGATGATTGATTTCGAATCAGAAGATGAAGTGTCAATCTCTGAAATCCATGTTGACGTTAATATTGTTCATAATGATATATTAGACCAGGATAAATTTAGACAATGGAGGCCAGAGTTTATTGATGCAAAATTTATCTATGAAGATGGCACTAATTCAAAACATACAAAGGGGATATATCATTGTGGTGTAGAGATAGAGAAAATGTCTAAGCGCTATTATAATGTGGTGAATCCAGAAGTATTGGCCCAACAATACGGTGCTGATACTTTACGTATGTACGAAATGTTCTTAGGTCCATTAGAGCAAAGCAAACCTTGGAATACCAATGGTATTGAAGGTGTATTTAAGTTCTTACGTAAGTTTTGGCGTTTGTTCCATAATGAAGAATGGGTATTTCACGTTGAAGATTCAATTCCTGCAAAAGCAGAGTTAAAAGCTTTGCATAAAATCATTAAAAAAGTACAAGATGATGTTGAACGTTTTTCATTCAATACATCAGTTTCTAGCTTTATGATTGCGGTTAACGAGTTAACTGATTTGAAGTGTAAAAACCGTCAGGTTTTAGAAGATTTAGTAATTGTGCTTTCTCCTTATGCGCCACACATTTGTGAGGAATTATGGTCGTTGCTAGGCAATACGGATTTATCAAATGCCGCTTATCCAACCTTTAATCCAGCTTATTTAGAGGAAGCAGAGTTTGCTTATCCAATATCTATTAACGGTAAAATGAAGATGAATTTAAGTTTAAGCTTAAGTTTAGATGAGGCACAAGCAACTGAAACTGTTTTAGCTAACCAACAAGTTAAAGGATATTTGGAAGGTAAAACCCCTAAAAAAATCATCTTTGTTAAAGGGAAGATTGTGAATATAGTTGTTTAG
- a CDS encoding sigma-70 family RNA polymerase sigma factor, whose amino-acid sequence MQHAQQEFLKIIETNKRLIFKICNSYCQNADDREDLAQEIIFQLWKSWGNFNNDYKLSTWMYRIALNVAISFYRKERKTTSTISMGEHLIEIVDENLEEGLEENLNALQQFINELKPLDKALMLLYLEEKSHKEIAEIIGITSTNVATKIGRIKEQLKQKFSSR is encoded by the coding sequence ATGCAGCACGCCCAACAAGAATTCTTAAAAATTATTGAAACCAATAAGCGACTCATATTTAAAATATGTAATTCTTATTGCCAAAACGCAGACGACCGTGAAGACTTGGCGCAAGAAATCATATTTCAGCTATGGAAATCGTGGGGAAATTTCAATAACGATTACAAGTTGTCTACTTGGATGTATCGCATTGCTTTAAACGTCGCTATTTCATTTTATAGAAAAGAGAGAAAAACAACAAGTACAATTTCAATGGGAGAGCATCTAATAGAAATTGTTGATGAAAATTTGGAAGAAGGTTTAGAGGAGAACTTAAATGCTCTACAGCAATTCATCAACGAGTTAAAGCCTTTAGATAAAGCATTAATGTTATTGTATCTCGAAGAAAAATCCCATAAAGAAATAGCAGAAATTATAGGTATCACTTCCACCAATGTGGCCACAAAAATTGGAAGAATTAAAGAACAACTTAAACAAAAATTCTCTTCCCGATAG
- a CDS encoding outer membrane beta-barrel family protein, giving the protein MKKILLLCTGLLIMFNAKAQFPGMGGSTAPKVTGRITATIIDSLTKQPVDYATISLVKVKDNKTVNGGVTDDKGKISLQNVAADEYKLTIGFIGYKSKTVSVKTTLQKPDFAVGNIFLSPTSNTLNEVSVVGAKAVVENKIDRLVYNAEADATNAGGDATDVMRKVPMLSVDINGNVQLRGSSVRVLINGKPSGTMANSVADALKMIPADQIKSVEVITNPSAKYDAEGSGGIINIITKKSNAEGVSGSVNATAGTRQNSGAFNLTAKTGRLSVNTALGTQLAYPQESRVVFRNQTTTNNVTTDILQDGTSDWTREAYNGSLGLDYDFNAYNNISTNAKYTRFYNGGPGRSGIFTNNVQSGKIVSSTDMSNGNLDWNMDYKLTTKKQGEEFSVSGQLTSGKNTNEFSNDYQTSAGVPISYLASNNVGENKEYTAQTDYIYPFSKTVTFEAGGKAIFRNIQSQYGAGTNQDFDYDQNVGAAYSTIAFNLTKKIQFKGGVRAEYTAINFSNSKNDYFNVFPSAILSQTIKGKTTLKLAYNRRVQRPSLAYLNPFRNEANQFSVFQGNPSLRPELSDNMEFGYSTYIKGSIINASLFYRNTKNIIETVNKNDVSGKILSTFENVGTTQSFGFNLFASYNPVPKWTLMSNIALNTYEINSRPDFKGMNEGTFLNYNFFMRSANSFKGGWNLEFFGVVNSPRYTYQSKTEPMFFYGGAVKKDIFKKQGSIGLNVLNPFKRDLHIETVTQGDNNFQSQNIYYPLRSFGLNFSYKFGKLKFTEKKKIKNDDIKQDQNQQGGQGGGMGGQGK; this is encoded by the coding sequence ATGAAAAAAATTCTACTTCTATGTACCGGTTTACTGATCATGTTTAACGCTAAGGCACAATTCCCTGGAATGGGAGGTAGCACAGCGCCAAAAGTAACTGGTCGTATCACAGCAACTATTATAGATTCATTAACCAAACAACCAGTAGATTACGCTACTATATCTTTAGTAAAAGTAAAAGATAACAAAACGGTTAATGGTGGCGTAACGGATGATAAAGGAAAAATCTCTTTACAAAATGTTGCTGCTGATGAATATAAATTGACCATTGGTTTTATTGGTTATAAATCGAAAACAGTAAGTGTTAAAACAACGCTTCAAAAACCAGATTTTGCTGTAGGGAATATTTTTTTAAGTCCAACCTCCAATACTCTAAATGAGGTAAGCGTAGTTGGCGCAAAAGCTGTGGTTGAAAATAAAATAGACCGTTTAGTTTATAATGCAGAGGCCGATGCTACCAATGCTGGTGGCGATGCGACAGATGTTATGCGTAAAGTGCCAATGTTATCTGTAGATATTAATGGTAATGTACAATTGCGTGGAAGCTCGGTAAGGGTTTTAATTAATGGAAAACCATCTGGTACAATGGCAAACAGCGTTGCAGATGCATTAAAAATGATTCCTGCAGACCAAATTAAAAGTGTAGAGGTGATTACCAATCCATCGGCTAAATATGATGCTGAGGGTTCTGGTGGTATTATCAATATCATCACTAAAAAAAGTAATGCTGAAGGTGTAAGTGGTAGTGTTAACGCAACTGCAGGTACTCGTCAAAACAGCGGTGCATTTAATTTAACAGCTAAAACTGGTCGTTTAAGCGTAAATACAGCTTTAGGTACTCAATTGGCCTATCCACAAGAATCAAGAGTGGTATTCCGTAATCAAACTACTACAAATAACGTTACCACAGATATTTTGCAAGATGGTACTTCAGATTGGACAAGGGAAGCATACAATGGTAGTTTAGGTTTAGACTACGATTTTAATGCTTACAATAACATCAGCACAAACGCTAAGTACACTCGTTTTTATAATGGTGGCCCAGGTAGGTCGGGCATTTTTACGAATAACGTGCAATCTGGTAAAATTGTAAGTAGCACCGATATGAGTAATGGCAACCTAGATTGGAATATGGATTATAAGTTAACTACCAAAAAACAAGGCGAAGAGTTTTCTGTTTCTGGTCAATTAACTTCTGGCAAGAATACTAACGAGTTTTCTAACGACTACCAAACTTCTGCTGGTGTGCCAATTAGCTATTTGGCGAGCAATAACGTTGGCGAAAATAAAGAATACACTGCTCAAACAGATTATATTTATCCCTTTAGTAAAACGGTAACTTTTGAGGCAGGTGGTAAAGCTATTTTTAGAAATATCCAAAGTCAGTATGGCGCTGGAACTAACCAAGATTTTGATTACGACCAAAATGTAGGCGCTGCTTACAGTACAATCGCTTTTAATTTGACTAAAAAAATTCAGTTTAAAGGCGGTGTTAGGGCAGAATATACAGCTATCAATTTCTCTAACAGCAAAAACGATTATTTCAACGTGTTCCCTAGCGCTATTTTATCTCAAACTATTAAAGGTAAAACAACATTAAAATTGGCATATAATCGTAGAGTGCAACGTCCGAGTTTGGCATATTTAAATCCGTTCCGTAACGAAGCTAATCAGTTCAGTGTATTCCAAGGTAACCCTAGTTTAAGACCAGAGTTGAGTGATAACATGGAGTTTGGTTATTCAACATACATTAAAGGTTCAATCATTAATGCCTCTTTATTCTATCGCAATACCAAAAATATCATCGAAACGGTTAATAAAAACGATGTGTCTGGTAAAATTCTATCAACTTTTGAAAATGTTGGTACAACACAAAGTTTTGGTTTTAACTTATTTGCTTCTTACAATCCTGTTCCAAAATGGACATTGATGAGTAACATCGCCTTAAATACTTATGAAATTAACAGTAGGCCAGACTTTAAGGGTATGAATGAGGGAACGTTTTTAAACTATAACTTCTTTATGCGTTCTGCAAATTCATTTAAAGGTGGTTGGAATTTAGAGTTTTTTGGTGTGGTTAACTCACCTCGTTATACTTATCAAAGTAAAACAGAACCTATGTTCTTTTATGGTGGAGCTGTTAAAAAAGACATCTTCAAAAAACAAGGTAGTATTGGTTTAAATGTTTTAAATCCGTTCAAACGCGATTTGCATATAGAAACTGTAACTCAGGGTGATAACAACTTCCAAAGCCAAAACATTTACTATCCATTACGTTCATTTGGATTAAACTTTAGCTACAAATTCGGTAAGTTGAAATTTACTGAGAAAAAGAAAATCAAAAACGACGATATCAAACAAGACCAAAACCAACAAGGTGGTCAAGGTGGTGGTATGGGTGGCCAAGGAAAATAA
- a CDS encoding Crp/Fnr family transcriptional regulator, producing MKELIAYLLQFGNLNPHQIELITGKANELTLKKDEYFSEAGKIAKQVGFVIEGIVRVCYYNNRGEEITKYFIEENNLVVDLESFDNGICSSAYVQAITDCKLIVFEKKDWQELLDTIVGWDTIVHKIISKALRQKVERRSPLVSEDGKTRYLMFLDIYPNVVNRIPLSYVASYLGLTQSSLSRIRKNI from the coding sequence ATGAAAGAATTAATCGCTTACCTATTGCAGTTTGGCAACCTAAATCCACACCAAATCGAACTAATTACTGGCAAGGCAAATGAGTTAACACTTAAAAAGGATGAGTACTTTTCTGAAGCAGGAAAAATTGCCAAACAAGTTGGCTTTGTTATAGAGGGAATTGTAAGAGTTTGTTACTACAATAATCGAGGAGAAGAAATTACGAAATATTTTATCGAAGAAAATAATTTGGTTGTCGATTTGGAGAGTTTTGACAATGGAATTTGCTCGAGTGCTTATGTGCAGGCCATTACAGATTGCAAATTAATTGTTTTCGAAAAAAAGGATTGGCAAGAATTGTTAGACACCATTGTAGGATGGGACACCATTGTGCATAAAATTATTTCTAAAGCATTACGGCAAAAAGTAGAAAGAAGAAGCCCGCTTGTTTCAGAAGATGGCAAAACAAGATACTTGATGTTCTTAGATATCTATCCGAATGTAGTTAATCGTATTCCACTTTCTTACGTTGCTTCTTACTTAGGCCTCACACAATCATCACTGAGTAGGATACGAAAAAATATTTAA
- a CDS encoding SDR family NAD(P)-dependent oxidoreductase, whose amino-acid sequence MKSVLITGANRSIGLEIAKQLSQKGLFVYLGSRDLQKGIAVVKELSENGFQNIKAIEIDSTKPDTILSAKNIIESEQGKLDILINNAGISGPFPQAIPEATIEGIQEVFDTNFFGVISVTQAFLELLKKSENPRISNITSGLASLTLHSDPSWKYYNFKATSYMTSKAALNAFTIILAFELKDLKFKVNAIDPGYTATDFNHHSGPGTVESAASFIIKHTLTSDEAPTGQFYSNDIEDETQVSPW is encoded by the coding sequence ATGAAATCAGTATTAATTACAGGAGCCAATAGAAGCATTGGTTTAGAAATAGCAAAACAACTATCACAAAAAGGATTATTCGTTTATTTGGGTAGTCGCGATCTGCAAAAAGGAATTGCAGTTGTAAAAGAATTAAGTGAAAACGGTTTTCAAAACATCAAAGCGATAGAAATTGACTCTACAAAGCCAGATACTATCTTATCAGCTAAAAACATAATCGAAAGTGAACAAGGAAAATTAGATATCTTAATCAACAATGCAGGTATAAGCGGGCCTTTCCCTCAAGCAATTCCAGAAGCAACTATTGAAGGTATACAAGAAGTATTTGACACCAATTTCTTCGGCGTAATCAGCGTAACCCAAGCATTTCTAGAATTGCTTAAAAAATCAGAAAACCCGAGAATAAGCAACATTACTTCTGGCCTTGCTTCTTTAACTTTACATAGCGACCCGAGTTGGAAATATTACAACTTCAAGGCTACAAGTTACATGACCTCAAAAGCGGCACTTAATGCCTTCACCATCATATTAGCTTTTGAATTAAAAGATTTGAAGTTTAAGGTAAATGCCATTGACCCAGGTTACACGGCAACAGATTTTAATCACCACAGCGGACCAGGAACAGTAGAAAGTGCTGCAAGTTTTATCATTAAACATACCTTAACAAGTGATGAGGCGCCAACTGGTCAGTTTTATAGCAATGATATTGAAGACGAAACTCAAGTTAGTCCTTGGTAA
- a CDS encoding redox-active disulfide protein 2 has product MSKKSLSELSNEELLKNEKTLKTITSMLAGAILLLFIVNIFLAFKKGFSALSAVPIALLPIVIINFNSLKEMKKEIKARNL; this is encoded by the coding sequence ATGAGTAAGAAAAGCCTGTCGGAATTAAGTAATGAGGAGTTGCTTAAAAATGAAAAAACATTAAAAACAATAACATCAATGTTGGCCGGAGCAATACTTTTGCTGTTCATTGTAAATATATTCCTAGCTTTTAAAAAGGGGTTTAGCGCTTTAAGTGCTGTTCCTATAGCATTATTGCCAATTGTAATTATCAATTTTAATTCTTTAAAAGAAATGAAAAAAGAGATAAAAGCGAGGAATTTGTAG
- a CDS encoding ABC transporter substrate-binding protein, whose protein sequence is MRRIISDIFWIFCLLIIVSCKGKDDNDGKKVFNINLDQNVTSLDPAFARNQNAIWMINQIFNGLVQVDSALNPIPCIAKTWQMSKDGLTYTFNLRDDVFFQDDPLFKGGKGRKVVAADFAYSFYRLIDPKVASSGGWIFSDKVKDANGFKALNDSTFQITLLKPFPAFMQLLTAQYCSVVPKEVVEHYGKDFRNHPVGTGPFKFKYWKEDEILVLLKNENYWEKDGNVRLPYLDAVKVTFITDKQSAFMNFIKKELDFFNSVDGSYRDDILTKSGKMTSKYKGKFQLIKGPYLCTEYVGILVDSSKTIVQNSPLRFRKVRQAINYGIDKPKLIKYLRNSVGVPATSGFIPKGMPGFDSTRVKGYDYNPALAAKLLAEAGFPNGKGMPEVTLSTSTTYKDLIEFIQGELSNLGIKAKVDVSPSASLRDMMAKNEVNFFRGSWIADYPDGENYLSVFYSKNRVPFGPNYTGYFNDEFDKLFEQSYFESDAKKRYELYYKMDNMVMENASVVPILYDQSVVMLQNNISGYPINPLSLMILKRVKKK, encoded by the coding sequence ATGCGTAGAATTATAAGCGATATATTTTGGATTTTTTGCCTGTTGATAATTGTTTCCTGCAAAGGTAAAGACGATAATGATGGCAAAAAAGTTTTCAATATTAACCTAGACCAAAATGTAACTTCGTTAGACCCCGCTTTTGCTCGTAACCAAAATGCCATTTGGATGATTAATCAGATTTTTAATGGTTTGGTTCAGGTAGACAGTGCCTTAAATCCTATTCCTTGTATTGCTAAAACTTGGCAAATGTCTAAAGATGGTTTAACTTATACCTTCAATTTAAGAGATGATGTCTTCTTTCAAGACGACCCTTTATTTAAAGGCGGCAAAGGACGAAAAGTTGTCGCAGCAGATTTTGCATACAGTTTTTATCGTTTAATTGACCCAAAAGTAGCCTCATCTGGAGGATGGATTTTTAGCGACAAAGTAAAAGATGCCAATGGATTTAAAGCATTAAACGACAGCACCTTTCAAATTACTTTATTAAAACCATTTCCTGCTTTTATGCAATTATTAACTGCTCAATATTGTTCAGTTGTACCAAAGGAAGTGGTTGAACATTATGGCAAAGATTTTCGTAATCATCCGGTTGGGACTGGCCCATTTAAGTTTAAATACTGGAAAGAAGATGAGATTCTAGTATTGCTCAAAAACGAAAACTATTGGGAAAAAGACGGCAATGTTCGTTTGCCATATTTAGATGCCGTTAAAGTAACTTTCATAACCGACAAACAAAGTGCCTTTATGAATTTCATTAAAAAGGAATTAGACTTTTTTAACAGTGTTGATGGAAGTTATCGAGACGATATTTTAACCAAAAGCGGCAAAATGACCAGCAAATACAAAGGCAAGTTTCAGTTAATAAAAGGTCCTTATTTGTGTACAGAATATGTTGGCATTTTGGTCGACAGTTCTAAAACCATTGTTCAAAACTCGCCTTTAAGATTTAGAAAAGTTAGACAAGCTATAAATTACGGTATCGACAAACCCAAATTAATCAAATACTTGAGAAACAGTGTTGGCGTTCCTGCAACATCGGGCTTTATACCTAAAGGGATGCCAGGTTTTGACAGTACAAGGGTTAAAGGCTACGATTACAATCCTGCTTTAGCAGCAAAACTATTAGCTGAAGCAGGTTTTCCAAATGGAAAAGGAATGCCAGAAGTTACTTTAAGCACTTCTACAACTTATAAAGATTTGATTGAATTTATTCAGGGAGAGTTAAGCAATTTAGGCATAAAGGCTAAAGTGGATGTAAGTCCGAGTGCAAGCCTGCGTGACATGATGGCCAAAAATGAAGTTAACTTTTTTCGGGGTTCATGGATTGCCGATTATCCTGATGGAGAGAATTATTTGTCGGTTTTTTATTCTAAAAACAGAGTTCCTTTCGGCCCTAACTATACTGGTTATTTTAACGATGAATTTGACAAGCTTTTCGAGCAAAGTTATTTTGAAAGCGATGCCAAAAAACGCTATGAGCTTTATTACAAAATGGATAACATGGTAATGGAAAATGCCTCTGTTGTGCCTATTCTATACGACCAATCTGTAGTGATGTTACAGAATAACATTAGTGGTTATCCAATTAATCCGCTAAGTTTAATGATTTTGAAAAGGGTGAAGAAGAAGTAG
- a CDS encoding NAD(P)H-dependent oxidoreductase yields the protein MITIIAGTNRPNSNTLKVAQFYQNQLAEKGLKTELLDLQDLPETIIGSDLYGKRSEAFSKIQDLVTKTNKFLFVIPEYNGSFPGVLKTFIDACSFPESFYDKKACLVGISSGKYGNIRGIEHFNGVCAYLHLNVMPLRLHIADIKTELDENAQLTKEDTLKFVNQQMDKFAAY from the coding sequence ATGATTACTATAATAGCAGGCACTAATAGACCGAATAGCAACACCTTAAAAGTTGCCCAATTTTATCAGAACCAACTGGCAGAAAAGGGATTGAAAACTGAATTATTAGACTTACAAGATTTACCAGAAACTATAATTGGCAGCGACTTATACGGAAAAAGAAGTGAAGCTTTTTCAAAGATTCAAGATTTAGTTACCAAAACCAATAAATTCCTCTTTGTGATTCCCGAATACAATGGTAGTTTTCCTGGTGTGCTTAAAACATTTATTGACGCCTGCTCTTTCCCAGAAAGTTTTTACGATAAAAAAGCTTGTTTAGTTGGCATTTCTTCTGGCAAATATGGCAACATTCGTGGTATTGAGCACTTCAATGGCGTGTGCGCTTACCTGCATTTAAATGTAATGCCATTACGCTTGCACATTGCTGATATTAAAACAGAGTTGGATGAAAATGCTCAATTAACCAAAGAAGATACTTTGAAATTTGTGAACCAACAGATGGATAAGTTTGCAGCCTATTAG
- a CDS encoding ParA family protein — MSKIIALANQKGGVGKTTSSINLAASLAVLEYKTLLVDADPQANSTSGIGFDPRNIKNSIYECIINDVDPLDAIVKTETPNLDLLPAHIDLVGAEIEMINLTSREYKMKAVLEKVKDQYDFIIIDCSPSLGLITINSLTAADSVIIPVQCEYFALEGLGKLLNTIKIVQSRLNPELEIEGILLTMYDVRLRLSNQVVEEVKTHFQDLVFDTIIQRNTRLSEAPSYGVSVIMHDANCKGAINYLNLAREIVRKNGLVTEEQDVTTATI; from the coding sequence ATGAGTAAAATTATTGCTTTAGCAAACCAAAAAGGCGGTGTAGGTAAAACAACTTCGTCGATAAATTTAGCAGCCAGCTTAGCGGTTTTAGAATATAAAACACTTTTAGTGGATGCAGATCCACAAGCAAACTCTACATCGGGTATTGGTTTCGACCCAAGAAATATCAAGAATAGTATTTACGAGTGTATCATCAATGATGTTGACCCGCTAGATGCGATTGTTAAAACTGAAACGCCAAATTTAGATTTATTACCAGCTCATATTGATTTAGTTGGTGCTGAAATTGAAATGATTAACTTAACCAGTCGTGAATATAAAATGAAGGCTGTTTTGGAGAAGGTTAAAGACCAATATGATTTTATCATTATTGATTGTTCTCCATCCTTAGGTTTAATTACCATTAACTCATTAACAGCTGCAGATTCTGTAATTATCCCGGTTCAATGCGAATATTTCGCTTTAGAGGGTTTAGGTAAATTGTTAAACACAATTAAAATTGTTCAGAGTCGTTTAAATCCTGAGTTAGAGATTGAAGGTATTTTGTTGACAATGTATGATGTGAGATTGCGTTTATCTAATCAAGTGGTAGAAGAGGTTAAAACACATTTTCAAGATTTAGTTTTCGATACCATTATTCAACGTAATACACGTTTAAGCGAAGCACCGAGTTACGGCGTGTCTGTAATTATGCATGATGCAAACTGTAAAGGTGCTATTAACTATTTAAACTTAGCTAGGGAAATTGTTCGTAAAAATGGTTTAGTAACCGAAGAACAAGATGTAACTACTGCAACTATATAA